The genomic window ATGATTTAAGTATAGGAGCTTGTATTGTTGTGGTGTCTGTATTGGGAATGGGGCTTGGGATTTTATTTAAAAATATATCTTATAATTTTAGAATCTAAAAGGAAAAAAATGTCTGAACATCAAGAAATAAAACTTTCTTTACAAGTAGCAAGAAGAGCAGTTAAAATTGTTGTATTTATTGGGATGTTTGCCATTTTTTTAATGATGATTAATATTTATATCTTGCTTAGTCAAATTACAGCTACAGCACAAATGAGCAAAGAAATTCATTCTATGCAAGAACAAATCAAAGCCTTAGAAGCAAAATTTGAAAAATAATCTAAAATTTTTTTTCCCTTTATTTTTTCTTTTGGATTTTGTCATGGCTCAGGATTTAAGGATAAACAGAACTGATACAATAAACCTATCTCTAAAGCCTACATTTTATGGAACTATCAAAACAGGGTTAGGGTATTATTCTTACAAAGAACCCAATGTGATGTCTATTACGGGTCCTATGTATGTGGTCAGTGCAATCGGAGGTCTCAAACTCAATCCCTTAATCAAGACTGATGCAACTCTTTATTATTCTAGAGATTTGGGTAGAAATACTTATGATGGGGGGATTATGCTAAATGATGGAAGTATCTTACCCCATCAATCATTGTCGAGCGATTGGTATGTAGGGGGAAAATATCGAGCAGGTTTGATTATTGGTAATGGTATTGATGAGTGGCTTGTGCTTTATTTGGGATTAGG from Helicobacter sp. 11S03491-1 includes these protein-coding regions:
- a CDS encoding DUF5408 family protein yields the protein MSEHQEIKLSLQVARRAVKIVVFIGMFAIFLMMINIYILLSQITATAQMSKEIHSMQEQIKALEAKFEK